A genomic stretch from Juglans microcarpa x Juglans regia isolate MS1-56 chromosome 3S, Jm3101_v1.0, whole genome shotgun sequence includes:
- the LOC121257693 gene encoding long chain acyl-CoA synthetase 9, chloroplastic-like isoform X2, translated as MSAYIVGVLVPLVVTLLLRNAKNSKKRGLLADVGGEPGYAIRNHRFTSPVQTAWEGISTLAELFEHSCEQYRDNYLLGTRELISREVEVTEDGRSFEKLHLGDYEWLTYGRAFEAVCNFASGLAQLGHRKEERAAIFADTREEWFIALQGCFRRNVTVVTIYASLGEEALCHSLNETEVTTVICGCKELKKLIEISEQLDTVKRVICMDDEIPSNASYVEQGKSWTITSFVDVESLGRENPVDADLPLPADIAVIMYTSGSTGLPKGVMMTHANVLATVSAVMTIVPGLGSKDIYMAYLPMAHILELAAENVIAAVGSAIGYGSPLTLTDTSSKIKKGTKGDATVLLPTLMTAVPAILDRVRDGVLKKVNAKGGLAKKLFDLAYARRLSAVNGSWFGAFGLEKAVWDFIVFRKVRAILGGRIRFVLSGGAPLSGDTQRFINICLGAPIGQGYGLTETSAGATFSEVDDTSVGRVGAPLPCSFIKLIDWPEGGYLTSDSPMPRGEIVVGGPNVTVGYFKNEEKTKELYKVDERGMKWYYTGDIGQFHADGCLEIIDRKKDIVKLQHGEYVSLGKVEAALLVSPYVDNIMLHADPFHSYCVALVVASQHTVEDWASKQGIPFTDFADLCEKAETKKELLASIQKFQKVVPSKI; from the exons ATGAGTGCCTATATTGTTGGTGTCCTTGTTCCCCTCGTTGTTACTCTTCTACTTAGGAATGCAAAGAATTCAAAGAAAAGGGGGTTGCTCGCTGATGTTGGTGGGGAACCTGGGTATGCTATCCGGAACCATCGGTTCACTTCCCCAGTGCAAACAGCATGGGAAGGTATCTCAACTCTTGCAGAACTTTTTGAGCATTCATGCGAGCAGTACCGCGATAATTACTTACTTGGAACTAGGGAGTTGATTTCAAGGGAGGTTGAAGTCACTGAAGATGGAAGGTCCTTTGAGAAGCTTCATTTGGGAGATTACGAGTGGCTAACCTATGGTAGAGCATTTGAAGCTGTGTGCAACTTTGCGTCTGGTTTAGCTCAACTTGGGCACAGGAAGGAAGAACGTGCAGCAATCTTTGCTGACACAAGAGAAGAATGGTTCATTGCATTGCAG GGTTGCTTTAGGCGCAATGTCACTGTTGTGACTATCTATGCATCTTTGGGGGAGGAGGCTTTATGTCATTCATTAAATGag ACAGAGGTTACTACTGTGATATGTGGATGCAAAGAACTAAAGAAACTCATAGAGATAAGTGAACAACTTGACACGGTTAAACGTGTGatatgtatggatgatgagatCCCCTCTAATGCCTCATACGTTGAGCAGGGCAAAAGCTGGACAATTACCTCATTTGTAGATGTGGAAAGTCTTGGCAGAGAAAATCCTGTTGACGCCGACTTACCACTTCCAGCTGATATTGCAGTTATAATGTACACAAGTGGGAGTACTGGATTGCCTAAG GGTGTAATGATGACACATGCCAATGTCCTAGCTACAGTTTCTGCCGTCATGACAATTGTTCCTGGCCTTGGAAGCAAGGATATTTACATGGCATACCTACCCATGGCTCATATCCTTGAATTAGCTGCTGAG AATGTGATTGCTGCTGTTGGAAGTGCTATAGGATATGGATCACCTTTGACGCTTACGGATACATCAAGCAAgataaaaaaaggaacaaaggGGGATGCCACTGTGCTGTTGCCAACTTTAATGACAGCTGTCCCAGCAATTCTTGACCGCGTTCGTGATGGGGTACTCAAGAAG GTAAATGCAAAGGGTGGATTAGCAAAGAAGTTGTTTGACTTGGCATATGCTCGTAGGTTGTCTGCGGTAAATGGTAGTTGGTTTGGGGCTTTTGGCCTGGAAAAGGCCGTTTGGGATTTTATTGTGTTTAGAAAGGTCAGAGCAATTCTGGGAGGTCGCATCCGCTTTGTGCTGTCTGGAGGTGCTCCTCTCTCCGGTGATACTCAGAGATTCATCAACATTTGTCTTGG TGCTCCAATAGGTCAAGGTTATGGTCTTACTGAGACTTCTGCTGGTGCGACATTTTCTGAGGTCGATGATACATCTGTTGGTCGTGTTGGAGCTCCACTTCCTTGCTCATTCATTAAG TTAATTGATTGGCCTGAAGGTGGATATCTAACCAGTGATTCACCAATGCCTCGTGGGGAGATAGTGGTTGGTGGTCCAAATGTTACAGTTGGATATttcaaaaatgaagaaaaaacaaaagaattatacaag GTCGATGAGAGAGGAATGAAATGGTACTATACTGGTGACATAGGGCAGTTTCATGCTGATGGTTGCCTTGAGATAATTGATCGCAAAAAAGACATAGTCAAACTTCAGCATGGGGAGTATGTCTCCCTAGGCAAG GTTGAAGCCGCTCTTCTTGTTAGCCCCTATGTCGACAATATCATGTTGCATGCTGATCCCTTTCATAGTTACTGTGTGGCTCTGGTGGTAGCTTCTCAGCATACGGTGGAAGATTGGGCTTCGAAGCAAGGAATTCCTTTTACTGACTTTGCAGACTTGTGTGAGAAAGCCGAAACGAAGAAGGAACTTCTTGCATCAATCCAAAAG TTTCAAAAGGTAGTCCCTAGCAAAATCTGA
- the LOC121257693 gene encoding long chain acyl-CoA synthetase 9, chloroplastic-like isoform X1, whose protein sequence is MSAYIVGVLVPLVVTLLLRNAKNSKKRGLLADVGGEPGYAIRNHRFTSPVQTAWEGISTLAELFEHSCEQYRDNYLLGTRELISREVEVTEDGRSFEKLHLGDYEWLTYGRAFEAVCNFASGLAQLGHRKEERAAIFADTREEWFIALQGCFRRNVTVVTIYASLGEEALCHSLNETEVTTVICGCKELKKLIEISEQLDTVKRVICMDDEIPSNASYVEQGKSWTITSFVDVESLGRENPVDADLPLPADIAVIMYTSGSTGLPKGVMMTHANVLATVSAVMTIVPGLGSKDIYMAYLPMAHILELAAENVIAAVGSAIGYGSPLTLTDTSSKIKKGTKGDATVLLPTLMTAVPAILDRVRDGVLKKVNAKGGLAKKLFDLAYARRLSAVNGSWFGAFGLEKAVWDFIVFRKVRAILGGRIRFVLSGGAPLSGDTQRFINICLGAPIGQGYGLTETSAGATFSEVDDTSVGRVGAPLPCSFIKLIDWPEGGYLTSDSPMPRGEIVVGGPNVTVGYFKNEEKTKELYKVDERGMKWYYTGDIGQFHADGCLEIIDRKKDIVKLQHGEYVSLGKVEAALLVSPYVDNIMLHADPFHSYCVALVVASQHTVEDWASKQGIPFTDFADLCEKAETKKELLASIQKEAKRARLQKFEIPIKIKVLSEPWTPESGLVTAAFKIKREIIRKAFSEELSKLYAS, encoded by the exons ATGAGTGCCTATATTGTTGGTGTCCTTGTTCCCCTCGTTGTTACTCTTCTACTTAGGAATGCAAAGAATTCAAAGAAAAGGGGGTTGCTCGCTGATGTTGGTGGGGAACCTGGGTATGCTATCCGGAACCATCGGTTCACTTCCCCAGTGCAAACAGCATGGGAAGGTATCTCAACTCTTGCAGAACTTTTTGAGCATTCATGCGAGCAGTACCGCGATAATTACTTACTTGGAACTAGGGAGTTGATTTCAAGGGAGGTTGAAGTCACTGAAGATGGAAGGTCCTTTGAGAAGCTTCATTTGGGAGATTACGAGTGGCTAACCTATGGTAGAGCATTTGAAGCTGTGTGCAACTTTGCGTCTGGTTTAGCTCAACTTGGGCACAGGAAGGAAGAACGTGCAGCAATCTTTGCTGACACAAGAGAAGAATGGTTCATTGCATTGCAG GGTTGCTTTAGGCGCAATGTCACTGTTGTGACTATCTATGCATCTTTGGGGGAGGAGGCTTTATGTCATTCATTAAATGag ACAGAGGTTACTACTGTGATATGTGGATGCAAAGAACTAAAGAAACTCATAGAGATAAGTGAACAACTTGACACGGTTAAACGTGTGatatgtatggatgatgagatCCCCTCTAATGCCTCATACGTTGAGCAGGGCAAAAGCTGGACAATTACCTCATTTGTAGATGTGGAAAGTCTTGGCAGAGAAAATCCTGTTGACGCCGACTTACCACTTCCAGCTGATATTGCAGTTATAATGTACACAAGTGGGAGTACTGGATTGCCTAAG GGTGTAATGATGACACATGCCAATGTCCTAGCTACAGTTTCTGCCGTCATGACAATTGTTCCTGGCCTTGGAAGCAAGGATATTTACATGGCATACCTACCCATGGCTCATATCCTTGAATTAGCTGCTGAG AATGTGATTGCTGCTGTTGGAAGTGCTATAGGATATGGATCACCTTTGACGCTTACGGATACATCAAGCAAgataaaaaaaggaacaaaggGGGATGCCACTGTGCTGTTGCCAACTTTAATGACAGCTGTCCCAGCAATTCTTGACCGCGTTCGTGATGGGGTACTCAAGAAG GTAAATGCAAAGGGTGGATTAGCAAAGAAGTTGTTTGACTTGGCATATGCTCGTAGGTTGTCTGCGGTAAATGGTAGTTGGTTTGGGGCTTTTGGCCTGGAAAAGGCCGTTTGGGATTTTATTGTGTTTAGAAAGGTCAGAGCAATTCTGGGAGGTCGCATCCGCTTTGTGCTGTCTGGAGGTGCTCCTCTCTCCGGTGATACTCAGAGATTCATCAACATTTGTCTTGG TGCTCCAATAGGTCAAGGTTATGGTCTTACTGAGACTTCTGCTGGTGCGACATTTTCTGAGGTCGATGATACATCTGTTGGTCGTGTTGGAGCTCCACTTCCTTGCTCATTCATTAAG TTAATTGATTGGCCTGAAGGTGGATATCTAACCAGTGATTCACCAATGCCTCGTGGGGAGATAGTGGTTGGTGGTCCAAATGTTACAGTTGGATATttcaaaaatgaagaaaaaacaaaagaattatacaag GTCGATGAGAGAGGAATGAAATGGTACTATACTGGTGACATAGGGCAGTTTCATGCTGATGGTTGCCTTGAGATAATTGATCGCAAAAAAGACATAGTCAAACTTCAGCATGGGGAGTATGTCTCCCTAGGCAAG GTTGAAGCCGCTCTTCTTGTTAGCCCCTATGTCGACAATATCATGTTGCATGCTGATCCCTTTCATAGTTACTGTGTGGCTCTGGTGGTAGCTTCTCAGCATACGGTGGAAGATTGGGCTTCGAAGCAAGGAATTCCTTTTACTGACTTTGCAGACTTGTGTGAGAAAGCCGAAACGAAGAAGGAACTTCTTGCATCAATCCAAAAG GAAGCAAAGCGGGCACGGTTGCAGAAGTTTGAGATTCCCATAAAAATCAAAGTGCTTTCTGAGCCGTGGACTCCTGAATCTGGCCTAGTCACGGCAGCTTTCAAGATCAAGAGAGAGATTATTAGAAAGGCTTTCTCTGAAGAACTCTCTAAATTATATGCCTCGTGA
- the LOC121258239 gene encoding uncharacterized protein At4g08330, chloroplastic, whose protein sequence is MEEKPTSVKDGYLNRNHHNISFSSSCPNPSRRDVSYSCGSCGYELNLSSGDRNTSTIGSKYGKSIKTGIISFFYIDESRFTQVDEIQCIPHFSKHSWGLIRRRTKLLCRKCANPIGIACNDSTSLHPLVTDASDSSSGNEVSSGRKYDIKIRALQPSSSEENGTPFFT, encoded by the exons ATGGAGGAGAAGCCCACGTCTGTCAAAGACGGATATCTGAACAGAAATCACCACAacatttccttttcttcctcCTGTCCTAATCCCTCTCGGAGGGATGTTTCTTATAG CTGTGGTTCTTGTGGGTATGAACTGAACCTAAGCTCTGGCGATCGGAACACCTCAACCATTGGCTCAAAATACGGGAAATCTATAAAGACAGGGATcatatctttcttttatattgACGAGAGCAGATTTACTCAGGTTGATGAAATCCAATGCATACCCCACTTTTCTAAGCACTCTTGGGGTTTGATCCGCCGGAGAACCAAACTTCTTTGCCGCAAGTGTGCTAACCCGATTGGAATTGCTTGCAATGATAGTACGTCATTGCACCCTCTTGTAACTGATGCATCCGACTCTTCCTCTGGCAATGAAGTTTCAAGTGGAAGAAAATATGACATCAAAATCCGTGCCTTACAGCCTTCATCTTCTGAAGAAAATGGTACACCGTTTTTCACGTGA
- the LOC121258634 gene encoding LOW QUALITY PROTEIN: photosystem II 22 kDa protein, chloroplastic-like (The sequence of the model RefSeq protein was modified relative to this genomic sequence to represent the inferred CDS: inserted 1 base in 1 codon; deleted 1 base in 1 codon), which produces MAQTMLLMSGVSGSRVVDLKRDPLLKFPSCTAKTKDGIFGTSGVIGFTKQNELFVGRVAMIGFAASLLGEAITGKGILAQLNLETGIPIYEAEPLLLFFILFTLLGAIGALGDRGKFVDDPQTGGDLPXLGHLLLLKKQGPLFGFTKANELFVGRLAQLGIAFSLIGEIITGKGALAQLNIETGIPISEIKPLVLFNVIFFFFAALNPGTGTFVTDEEDE; this is translated from the exons ATGGCTCAAACGATGTTGCTCATGTCTGGTGTTTCTGGCAGCCGTGTGGTGGATTTGAAGAGAGACCCTTTACTCAAATTCCCAA GTTGCACCGCCAAAACCAAAGATGGCATCTTTGGCACCTCTGGGGTCATTGGTTTCACCAAGCAGAATGAGCTCTTTGTGGGTCGTGTTGCCATGATTGGCTTTGCT GCGTCCTTGTTGGGTGAAGCAATCACTGGCAAAGGAATTCTAGCACAATTGAATCTAGAAACTGGAATTCCCATATATGAA GCTGagcctcttcttctcttcttcattcttttcaCCCTGCTCGGAGCAATAGGTGCTTTGGGTGATCGTGGTAAATTCGTCGACGACCCACAAACTGGAGGTGATTTGC TTCTAGGACATTTACTTTTACTAAAGAAACagg GTCCACTATTTGGATTCACAAAGGCCAACGAGCTCTTTGTAGGAAGATTGGCCCAGTTGGGTATTGCTTTCTCTTTGATTGGAGAAATCATTACCGGGAAAGGAGCTTTAGCACAACTAAACATCGAGACAGGGATTCCCATCAGTGAGATTAAGCCACTTGTGTTGTTCAAtgttatcttcttcttctttgctgCATTGAATCCTGGGACTGGTACATTTGTTACAGATGAGGAAGATGAGTAG